A window from Nocardioides mesophilus encodes these proteins:
- a CDS encoding demethylmenaquinone methyltransferase, protein MTRADLDKLPADVAAMFDDVARRYDLTNDVLSLGQDRRWRTRTVDAVDPRPGERILDLAAGTGTSSQPFADRGAEVVPCDFSLGMLRVGKQARPHLGFTAGDGTRLPFADDTFDAVTISFGLRNIVDPDAGLREMLRVTRPGGRLVVCEFSHPTNAPFRTVYIEYLMKALPSLARAVSSSPDAYVYLAESIRAWPDQEALARRIDAAGWHGTQWHNLSGGIVALHRATA, encoded by the coding sequence GTGACCCGAGCCGACCTCGACAAGCTGCCCGCCGACGTCGCGGCGATGTTCGACGACGTGGCCCGCCGCTACGACCTCACCAACGACGTGCTGTCGCTGGGCCAGGACCGGCGCTGGCGCACCCGCACCGTCGACGCCGTGGACCCGCGTCCCGGGGAGAGGATCCTCGACCTCGCCGCCGGCACCGGGACCTCCAGCCAGCCGTTCGCGGACCGCGGCGCCGAGGTGGTGCCCTGCGACTTCTCCCTCGGGATGCTCCGCGTCGGCAAGCAGGCCCGGCCGCACCTGGGGTTCACCGCCGGCGACGGCACCCGGCTGCCGTTCGCCGACGACACCTTCGACGCGGTGACGATCTCGTTCGGGCTGCGCAACATCGTCGACCCGGACGCCGGCCTGCGCGAGATGCTGCGGGTGACCCGGCCCGGTGGCCGGCTGGTGGTCTGCGAGTTCAGCCACCCGACCAACGCACCGTTCCGCACCGTCTACATCGAGTACCTCATGAAGGCGCTGCCCTCGCTGGCGCGCGCCGTCTCCTCGAGCCCGGACGCCTACGTCTACCTCGCCGAGTCGATCCGCGCCTGGCCCGACCAGGAGGCGCTGGCCCGCCGGATCGATGCGGCCGGCTGGCACGGCACGCAGTGGCACAACCTCAGCGGCGGCATCGTCGCGCTGCACCGCGCCACCGCCTGA